A genomic segment from Gracilimonas sediminicola encodes:
- a CDS encoding YncE family protein yields the protein MSFKRALFALCVGGFLFWGTSNSYAQDYYVYVAAESDDEVHLVHFDGETQKGEIAETIRVGTWPQENEGPHGLTISPDGEHWFVSIAHGMPYGKLWKFETGTNEFIGEVELGMFPASMDISSTTGLLYVVNFNLHGDMEPSTVSVVEPESMTRLSDIETGIMPHGSRINSSGTRQYHVSMMTDELIEIDTETLEVQRKLKLSGKKMSGKMSADMDHSGMNHGEMMHKPVEKPTWADPHPTKPLVYVAANGSDEVLEINTDKWEVTKRWKTGKAPYNLEVSHDGKLLVVTYKGEGATGVWDLSSGKELAKIKNSRKVSHGVAISPDNNYAFISVEGIGGEPGSVDIINLKTLERVDVVETGKQAGGIIFWKQEG from the coding sequence ATGAGTTTTAAGAGAGCTTTATTTGCATTGTGTGTTGGAGGCTTCCTTTTTTGGGGAACCTCCAATTCCTATGCTCAAGACTATTATGTGTATGTAGCCGCAGAGTCAGATGATGAAGTTCATCTGGTACATTTCGACGGTGAAACTCAGAAGGGTGAAATTGCAGAAACCATACGGGTGGGTACCTGGCCTCAGGAAAACGAAGGGCCGCACGGTCTCACCATCTCCCCGGATGGAGAGCACTGGTTTGTAAGCATTGCCCACGGAATGCCCTATGGTAAACTCTGGAAGTTCGAAACCGGAACCAACGAGTTTATTGGAGAAGTGGAACTGGGCATGTTTCCTGCCAGTATGGATATTTCCTCAACTACGGGTTTACTTTATGTAGTGAATTTCAACCTCCACGGAGATATGGAGCCCAGTACCGTTTCGGTGGTTGAGCCTGAATCAATGACCCGACTCTCCGATATCGAAACCGGCATTATGCCTCATGGTTCACGTATTAACAGTTCAGGGACCCGGCAGTATCATGTATCTATGATGACTGACGAACTGATTGAAATTGATACCGAAACTCTTGAAGTACAGAGAAAGCTCAAGCTCTCCGGTAAAAAAATGAGTGGAAAGATGTCGGCCGATATGGATCACTCCGGAATGAATCATGGTGAGATGATGCACAAACCAGTTGAAAAACCCACCTGGGCTGATCCTCACCCCACAAAACCCCTGGTATATGTTGCAGCCAACGGTTCTGATGAGGTTCTCGAAATCAACACCGACAAATGGGAAGTAACCAAGCGTTGGAAAACCGGAAAAGCACCGTACAACCTCGAAGTCAGCCACGATGGTAAGCTGTTAGTGGTAACATATAAAGGAGAAGGAGCAACCGGTGTTTGGGATTTGAGCTCCGGTAAGGAACTGGCAAAAATTAAAAACAGCCGAAAGGTAAGCCACGGTGTAGCTATTTCACCCGATAACAACTACGCATTTATTTCAGTTGAAGGCATTGGTGGTGAACCCGGCTCCGTAGATATCATCAACCTAAAAACCTTAGAGCGCGTTGATGTTGTAGAGACCGGTAAACAAGCCGGAGGCATCATCTTCTGGAAACAGGAAGGTTAG
- a CDS encoding LVIVD repeat-containing protein has product MAKALKILASILLIGSTSLFAQDASSLKIVIEPDPVEVKVGDELQLKATLMTEDGEALPDTLLFYSRNGRDLEVSRSGLVKANKPGTYSAIVLRSGPRDQRVIKQFEINVPYPPIAKVEFVDVPENIYSKTTIDLNVHVIDAMDLIRENPDLNISSDNQSVAMVSHGKLVAQKPGKAKITAESEGKKATLNVTVKQNPTASITIGNTETEVRTGDVITFDAKALGNNGKEVDAPITYSYTAQPDDNLGQGAEGQVSQNGKFVANKPGIFTLTARSGDVFEEQIVRVKDRNVQQEIEVVGHGEVLDVHTSDLWVWEGVDGRDYAITGTWGANGDAYFWDVTDPANITPIDTVRVDARTVNDVKISEDGTIGVITREGASNRKNGMVVLDVSNPRDVKILSEYNEGLTGGVHNAFIYEDHVYAVNNGRRYDIINIEDPENPQTVGRFELDTPGHSIHDVWIEDGIAYSSNWSDGVVAVDIGAQEGEMGTAGGSPENPVQLGSYSYPSGWNHAAFPFKSKSTGDFYVIAGDEAFPNGLPSRSNPVAAAGWIHFIQFDGWDQPTEVARYQVPEAGTHNFWVVDDLLFVAYYNAGLRIVDISGELMGNLYDQGREIAKFEPTHPDALVPNAPFTWGPQPYKGHIFISDWNSGLWSIKLVDKPQQGTN; this is encoded by the coding sequence ATGGCAAAAGCATTAAAAATTTTAGCCTCCATCCTGCTTATTGGTAGCACCTCTCTTTTTGCGCAGGATGCAAGCTCTTTAAAAATTGTAATCGAACCCGATCCCGTGGAAGTAAAAGTTGGGGATGAACTTCAACTTAAAGCCACTTTGATGACCGAAGACGGTGAAGCCCTTCCCGACACCCTTCTATTTTATTCCCGGAACGGCCGGGACCTGGAAGTATCCAGAAGCGGACTTGTAAAAGCCAACAAACCGGGCACGTATTCCGCTATTGTTCTGCGCTCCGGCCCGCGGGATCAGCGTGTGATTAAGCAGTTCGAGATCAATGTTCCGTATCCGCCTATTGCCAAGGTAGAATTTGTGGATGTACCGGAAAACATCTACTCCAAAACAACCATCGATTTGAATGTACATGTGATTGATGCGATGGACCTGATTCGTGAAAACCCGGATCTGAATATCTCCAGCGACAACCAATCGGTAGCTATGGTAAGCCACGGCAAACTGGTAGCTCAAAAGCCCGGTAAAGCCAAAATCACGGCTGAGTCGGAAGGTAAAAAAGCCACACTTAATGTAACTGTGAAACAGAATCCTACTGCTTCCATCACCATTGGTAATACCGAAACTGAAGTGCGGACCGGAGATGTGATCACCTTTGACGCTAAAGCACTCGGCAATAACGGTAAGGAAGTAGATGCTCCGATCACCTATTCTTACACCGCTCAGCCGGATGATAACCTGGGACAAGGTGCCGAAGGACAAGTTTCTCAGAATGGAAAATTTGTAGCCAACAAGCCGGGTATTTTTACCCTCACCGCTCGCTCCGGAGATGTATTTGAAGAGCAAATTGTTCGGGTTAAAGACCGCAACGTACAGCAAGAAATTGAAGTAGTTGGGCATGGCGAAGTACTTGATGTTCATACATCCGACCTTTGGGTTTGGGAAGGTGTGGACGGCAGAGACTATGCCATCACAGGAACATGGGGTGCCAACGGCGATGCCTATTTCTGGGATGTAACCGATCCGGCTAATATCACACCTATCGATACTGTACGCGTGGATGCCCGCACCGTTAATGACGTGAAAATTTCTGAAGACGGAACCATTGGAGTAATCACCCGTGAAGGTGCTTCAAATCGTAAGAACGGAATGGTGGTTCTTGATGTAAGTAATCCCCGGGATGTAAAAATCCTCTCCGAGTATAATGAAGGACTGACCGGCGGTGTGCACAATGCGTTTATTTACGAAGATCATGTATATGCAGTTAATAATGGTCGCCGTTACGATATCATTAATATTGAAGACCCGGAAAACCCACAGACTGTTGGCCGATTTGAGCTTGACACTCCCGGACACTCGATCCACGATGTTTGGATTGAAGACGGAATTGCCTATTCCTCCAACTGGAGCGATGGTGTAGTAGCCGTTGATATTGGTGCCCAGGAAGGAGAAATGGGAACCGCCGGTGGATCTCCCGAAAATCCTGTTCAGTTGGGAAGTTATTCTTATCCAAGTGGATGGAATCATGCCGCATTCCCATTCAAAAGTAAATCAACAGGTGATTTTTATGTGATTGCCGGAGATGAAGCTTTCCCGAACGGACTTCCTTCCAGAAGCAATCCGGTAGCAGCTGCCGGCTGGATTCACTTTATTCAATTTGATGGCTGGGACCAACCAACTGAAGTAGCTCGATACCAGGTTCCTGAAGCAGGAACGCATAACTTTTGGGTTGTTGACGATCTGCTTTTTGTGGCTTACTACAACGCCGGCCTTCGCATCGTTGATATTTCCGGAGAGCTAATGGGTAACCTGTACGATCAGGGACGCGAGATTGCCAAGTTTGAGCCCACTCACCCCGATGCACTGGTACCAAACGCACCCTTTACCTGGGGACCACAACCATACAAAGGCCATATTTTCATCTCTGACTGGAACTCAGGATTATGGTCTATAAAACTGGTTGACAAACCTCAGCAGGGAACCAACTAA
- a CDS encoding sensor histidine kinase, with protein MALENVKERPDVDQKVVALFAFGIVCALLLILIVNISINTTSGIRGYVGGEGMWTKAQKESVIHLTNYIITGNDEEFDHFKSVLRVNIGDRVAREELLKNDYDYQKAYEGFLMGKNHPEDIPHMINVFRRFSWTPQVQTAIDVWTEADEKITDLIHFGDSIRTQRQSSEISLEQKTEWVTRIEKIDHEFTDLEVRFSAAMGNLARLVNSVLRWSVITLGLMLIGIGIWLVYRFLNSTRVWMKTLRESEERFKQVLSNSKDVLYKMNLDDRQYKYVSPAITSMLGYKPEEFLDGGISFIFSKMHPKDRERLQQVVEKYDHIEDNEFLPFVEFRLKDSSGNWKWVNNVRTLVRNSEGKPEAIIGSVRDISTQKKQDKQIKESLKEKEILLQEIHHRVKNNLAIISSLLELQKDNVSQEVEDLLSSSQSRIKSIAKVHEKLYESSTLSNIPLDTYIRELSDEIKNAYTSGKKNIEIQLDVVPFEIDLDEAIPIGLILNELINNAFKHAFKEHKEGIIRISLEKSGEGMELVVENNGNSIAEDFDPDQSDSLGMTLIRVLIKRVNGTLKIESGEWTRFIIQFELGD; from the coding sequence ATGGCTTTAGAGAATGTTAAAGAGCGCCCGGATGTAGATCAGAAAGTTGTTGCCCTTTTTGCGTTCGGTATTGTCTGTGCTTTATTGCTAATCCTTATTGTAAACATTTCTATTAATACCACATCGGGTATACGCGGGTATGTTGGCGGAGAAGGTATGTGGACCAAGGCTCAGAAAGAGTCAGTAATCCATCTCACTAATTACATCATCACGGGCAATGATGAGGAATTCGATCACTTCAAAAGTGTGCTTAGGGTTAATATCGGCGATCGCGTAGCAAGAGAAGAATTACTTAAAAACGATTACGACTACCAGAAAGCGTATGAAGGATTTTTGATGGGCAAGAACCACCCGGAAGATATCCCCCATATGATTAATGTATTCCGAAGATTCAGCTGGACTCCACAAGTTCAGACTGCCATCGACGTGTGGACTGAGGCTGATGAAAAAATTACCGATCTCATACACTTTGGAGATTCCATTCGAACTCAGAGACAGTCATCTGAAATTAGTTTAGAACAAAAAACAGAATGGGTTACCCGGATCGAAAAAATAGACCATGAATTCACCGATCTGGAAGTTCGGTTCTCGGCGGCAATGGGAAACCTGGCTCGTCTTGTCAATTCTGTTTTACGCTGGAGCGTGATAACCCTTGGACTTATGCTTATTGGAATCGGTATTTGGCTGGTATACCGCTTTCTGAACAGTACAAGGGTTTGGATGAAAACTCTCAGGGAAAGTGAGGAGCGATTCAAGCAAGTGCTTTCCAACTCCAAAGACGTGCTCTACAAAATGAATTTGGATGACAGACAGTACAAATATGTGAGCCCGGCCATCACCTCCATGTTGGGTTATAAACCTGAGGAATTTCTGGATGGCGGAATCTCGTTCATTTTTTCAAAAATGCACCCCAAAGATCGGGAGCGTCTTCAGCAGGTAGTAGAAAAGTATGACCATATCGAAGACAACGAATTCCTCCCCTTTGTTGAATTCCGGCTTAAAGACAGCTCTGGAAACTGGAAGTGGGTGAATAATGTACGAACGCTGGTTCGGAACTCAGAAGGCAAGCCCGAGGCTATTATAGGAAGCGTGCGGGATATTTCAACCCAAAAGAAACAGGACAAACAAATTAAGGAGTCCCTTAAAGAGAAGGAGATTCTGTTGCAGGAAATTCATCACAGGGTAAAAAATAACCTGGCTATTATTTCGAGCCTGCTGGAGCTTCAAAAAGATAACGTAAGCCAGGAAGTCGAAGATTTATTGTCTTCCAGCCAGTCTCGCATCAAATCAATTGCCAAGGTGCATGAGAAGCTGTATGAGTCATCAACTTTGTCCAACATTCCTCTCGACACTTATATACGGGAGTTATCAGATGAGATAAAAAATGCTTACACCAGCGGCAAGAAGAATATAGAGATTCAGCTGGATGTGGTTCCTTTTGAAATTGATCTTGATGAAGCAATACCTATCGGGCTCATTCTCAATGAGCTAATTAATAATGCTTTCAAGCATGCTTTTAAAGAACACAAAGAAGGCATCATCAGGATCTCCCTGGAGAAAAGCGGAGAGGGAATGGAGTTAGTAGTTGAGAATAATGGCAACAGCATAGCTGAAGATTTTGATCCGGACCAAAGCGATTCACTCGGCATGACACTGATCAGAGTCTTAATTAAGAGAGTAAACGGCACACTGAAGATCGAAAGCGGAGAATGGACACGCTTTATTATTCAGTTTGAGCTGGGCGACTGA
- the ettA gene encoding energy-dependent translational throttle protein EttA, with product MSLSDNKIIFSMVGVSKTYKPNKTVLKDIYLSFFYGAKIGVLGLNGAGKSTLLRIIAGEDQNYQGDISIQKGITFGYLSQEPKLDPSKTVKEIVEEGVQETIDLLKEYEEVNAAFSDPDADFEKLIERQSKLQEKIDQVEAWDIDSKLEQAMNALRCPPGDTSVKVLSGGEARRVALCRLLLKKPDVLLLDEPTNHLDAESVGWLEQHLDRYEGTVIAVTHDRYFLDNVAGWILELDHGEGIPFEGNYSSWLEQKSKRLEQEEKEESKRQKTLKQELDWIRQNPKGRRAKSKARINKYEELLSEEHDKRRDDMEIFIPAGPRLGDKVIVADQVTKGFEERLLIEDMNFKLPPGGIVGVIGPNGAGKTTLFKMITGQEEPDSGELVTGDTVNLGYIDQKRPLDPSKTIWEEISGGQDTIQLGNREVNSRAYVARFNFSGSDQQKKVTELSGGERNRVHLAKMLKEGANVLLLDEPTNDLDVNTLRALEEALLEFAGCAVVISHDRWFLDRIATHILAFEGNSQVYWFEGNYEEYEENRKQRLGITDDQPHRIKYKKLMR from the coding sequence ATTTCATTGAGCGACAATAAGATCATTTTTTCTATGGTTGGGGTAAGCAAAACTTACAAACCCAACAAAACGGTACTTAAAGATATTTACCTCTCCTTTTTCTACGGAGCTAAAATTGGTGTGCTGGGTTTAAACGGTGCGGGTAAATCTACCCTGCTGCGAATTATTGCCGGAGAAGACCAGAACTACCAGGGCGATATCAGCATTCAGAAAGGAATCACTTTCGGGTATCTGTCGCAGGAGCCCAAGCTCGATCCTTCTAAAACCGTGAAGGAAATTGTAGAAGAAGGCGTGCAGGAAACCATAGACCTGCTGAAAGAATATGAAGAAGTGAATGCTGCTTTCAGTGATCCGGATGCTGACTTTGAGAAATTGATTGAAAGGCAATCTAAGCTGCAGGAAAAAATTGATCAGGTTGAAGCCTGGGATATCGACAGCAAGCTGGAGCAAGCGATGAATGCCCTTCGGTGCCCTCCCGGCGATACTTCCGTTAAGGTGCTCTCCGGTGGTGAAGCCCGCCGTGTTGCCCTTTGTCGTTTACTGCTCAAAAAACCCGATGTTTTGTTGCTGGATGAACCGACCAACCACCTGGATGCTGAATCTGTTGGCTGGCTGGAACAACATCTGGATCGCTATGAAGGAACTGTTATTGCCGTAACTCACGACCGTTACTTCCTCGACAATGTGGCCGGCTGGATTCTTGAACTGGATCATGGCGAAGGGATTCCGTTTGAAGGCAACTACAGCTCATGGCTGGAACAAAAATCCAAACGACTGGAGCAGGAAGAGAAAGAAGAATCCAAACGTCAAAAAACACTTAAGCAGGAGCTGGACTGGATTCGTCAGAACCCTAAAGGACGACGTGCCAAGAGTAAGGCCCGTATCAACAAATACGAGGAATTGCTTTCTGAGGAGCACGATAAACGTCGTGACGACATGGAGATTTTCATCCCCGCCGGTCCACGCCTTGGCGATAAGGTGATTGTTGCCGACCAGGTGACCAAAGGTTTTGAAGAACGCCTGCTGATTGAAGACATGAACTTCAAGCTGCCTCCCGGGGGCATTGTTGGGGTGATCGGGCCAAACGGTGCCGGTAAAACCACCCTATTTAAAATGATAACCGGTCAGGAAGAACCCGACAGCGGAGAGTTGGTAACCGGAGACACCGTAAATCTTGGCTATATAGATCAGAAGCGACCTCTTGATCCTTCCAAAACAATTTGGGAAGAAATCTCAGGCGGGCAAGACACTATTCAGCTGGGCAACCGGGAAGTGAATTCACGTGCCTATGTAGCCCGTTTTAATTTCAGCGGTAGCGATCAACAGAAAAAAGTAACCGAACTTTCCGGTGGTGAACGCAACCGGGTTCACCTTGCAAAAATGCTGAAAGAAGGCGCTAACGTGCTGCTTCTTGATGAGCCTACTAATGATCTCGATGTAAATACATTGCGAGCCCTGGAAGAAGCCTTACTGGAATTTGCCGGCTGTGCTGTCGTCATATCTCACGATAGATGGTTCCTCGACCGAATTGCTACTCATATTTTAGCCTTTGAAGGAAACAGCCAGGTGTATTGGTTTGAAGGAAATTATGAAGAGTACGAAGAGAATCGTAAACAGAGGCTCGGCATAACTGATGACCAACCCCACCGCATTAAGTACAAAAAACTGATGCGATAG
- a CDS encoding ZIP family metal transporter — translation MEFLPNWFFELNPIVQALMGGLFTWGVTSLGAALVFFTKGINYKLLDGMMGFAAGVMIAASVWSLIIPGIELAEAQGMIGWIPAAIGFLLGGVFLRICDAYVPHLHIGLPRDEAEGVDTKWKRATLLVLAITLHNIPEGLAIGVLFGAASLGLDMVGGATVAGAITLAIGIGIQNFPEGIAISMPLRRDGLSRFKSFNYGQLSGIVEPVSAVIGAAAVIFITPILPYALAFAAGAMIYVVVEELIPESQLHGNADLATLGVMLGFVVMMVLDVALG, via the coding sequence ATGGAATTCTTACCAAACTGGTTTTTTGAACTAAATCCTATTGTACAAGCCTTGATGGGGGGATTATTCACCTGGGGTGTAACATCGCTTGGAGCGGCTCTTGTCTTTTTTACGAAAGGCATCAACTACAAATTATTGGATGGTATGATGGGTTTCGCTGCCGGTGTTATGATTGCAGCGAGCGTGTGGTCATTAATTATACCCGGAATTGAACTGGCCGAAGCCCAGGGAATGATTGGCTGGATTCCTGCAGCCATTGGTTTTTTACTTGGCGGGGTCTTCCTGAGAATTTGTGATGCCTATGTTCCCCACCTGCACATCGGCTTACCACGCGATGAAGCGGAAGGCGTAGACACCAAATGGAAGCGAGCCACCCTGCTTGTATTAGCCATTACATTGCATAACATACCGGAAGGTTTAGCTATTGGAGTTCTTTTTGGAGCAGCAAGCCTGGGGCTTGATATGGTTGGCGGGGCAACAGTGGCCGGAGCTATTACGCTGGCTATTGGTATTGGTATTCAAAACTTTCCGGAAGGTATTGCTATCTCTATGCCGCTTCGTCGTGATGGGCTGAGCCGGTTTAAGAGCTTCAACTATGGACAGCTCTCCGGTATTGTAGAGCCGGTTTCTGCTGTGATAGGAGCTGCGGCCGTAATTTTCATCACGCCTATTCTGCCGTACGCACTTGCATTTGCCGCCGGCGCCATGATCTATGTGGTGGTTGAGGAATTGATTCCGGAAAGTCAGCTTCACGGAAATGCTGACCTGGCTACTTTAGGCGTTATGCTTGGCTTTGTGGTGATGATGGTATTAGATGTAGCACTCGGGTAA